A region of the Planctomycetota bacterium genome:
AATATAACTAATGGTGGAATAATCTATATCGGGCAGTCCGCGGCAGCCGGAACACTCGACCTGGAAGGCGATTTCACCGGCGGGTCATTGCGGTTCATCAATGGAAGCGGTTCCCTGATGTACTTTAGCGGAGCTAACTTTACCCCGTCATCACTAACTGCCGCCGACGGCACCATTATCTTTGATAATACAATAAGCGGGCAGACCATTCCATCGTATACGTATAATAATATCAGGATTCTCAAAAGCGGACAGACATCCACATCCGGGGGAAATCTCACCATAAACGGGACATTAAACGTAACTAATGGCATATTTGACGGCGATGATGGCTCAATCAGGGTGCATACTATTGGCACCATCTCAAATAGCGGCACGGTCAAGATGGACCTGGCTTCTACCATAAATGTTACCGGTAACACGATAAACGCAAGCCAGGTAGATATCGGAATCGGGACGTATAACAATGCGGTTAATTATACCAATACCGGAGGCACAACCACCCTCGGTGCGGGACTGCTGGATATAAACGGCAACCTGAACGGCGGGACGATTGAATTCAATAACTCAACCGGCATATTGCGAATAGCCGGCACCTTTGCACCAACCACGCTTAATGAAGATGCCGGCACGATCATATTTGACGGCACAGGACAGGCTATACCGGCTGAATCATATTACAATTTAAAGACCGGCAGTATCAATACGACTTATACATTAGGCGGAGCTATCCAGGTAAAAGCAATTTAAAGACCGGCAGTATCAATACGACTTATACATTAGGCGGAGCTATCCAGGTAAAAGGAAATCTGACCATAGACGAAACCGATGATGCGACCAAGTCAACACTGGACATAAGCGGAAACAATTACGGGATAACCTGCACCGGCAACTGGCAGTTAAACGGCACATTTAATCCGCAAGGCGGCATGGTGGAATTCAACGGGACCGCCCCTGCGCTCAATATCAGCAAGGGAACCAACGGCACTGCCCTGTCATTTAATAATCTCAAGGTAAATATCGGGGCGACCAGCGTATTACAACCTAATGCCGCTCTTACAATAGGAGGTAATTTACAGGTTAACGCCGGAGAATTTGACCTGAATACCGGATTAAACCATAGTGTCAGCGGACTCTCAACCATAGAAAAAACGCTTGATATTAACGGCAGCCAGTTAACCTGCAGCGATAATTTTACGGTATCTAATCAGGGCAGTTTAATCCTGAGGGATAATGCAGTATTAAAGATAGCAAACAATAAAGCAATAGCCATAAACGGGGCATTTACAACCTATTGGGGCGGCGGAGGCGCGACTAAGCCTAAGATCACCACATCCGGAGTGATTGGGACAGATTCCTATAGTTTTGACGCTAATTCGGGAAGCAATATAGACATCAGCGGATTAACGGTCGAAAGCGTAGACGCAAGCGGATTAAAGATAAATACGGGCGCGAATATACTGGATATAGACGATGTCGCGTTTGCCTCGCAGGCAGCTCCGATCGGCGGAGCGGCCTTAAATTTACAGGTTACTTCCGGTTATGTTTCCACGCAGTCATTCACCTTCAGCGACATGAGCTTTGACGGCAGTTACAAAGGGAGTGCCGGAGGGCCGTCAGCCACGATAGGTAACGTGGTAGTAGCAGATAATGCACAGGGAGTGACAGTAACTATTACACTATCAAATGCCAATGACGTGACACCGGGACAAGAGGATTGGGATTATGACGACCCGACTCCGGGAAACGGCAATGCTGTAGTTAATTGGGTGCAGTTGAATACCTGGGTTGGAACTACCACCAGTTGGAACTTAACCGGCAACTGGACCAACGGAATACCGGATGGCAGTAAGGATATATTGATACCTACTGCTCCGGCCGGAGGCAATTTCCCGGTGCTGGATACGACCGGTAATTGCATCGGATTAAAGATAGAAAACGGGGCGTGTTTAACGGAATCAGGAAGCGGGACATATAACCTTGAAGTAAAAGGCGATTTTATCATAGAAGGCAACGGCACATTCGGCGCGGGTGACGGCAAGGTGATACTCGACGGCAACGGCACCCAATCGATAGATTTGGGAATTGCCGGCAGCACTTATTATAACCTGGAGATAAACAAATCAACCGGCACGGTAACGGTTTCAAGGGACTTGACGATAACCAATAACCTGTCAGTAACCGGCACGTTAACCAGCGCGGGTAAAACCGTAACCATAAACGGGACGACCGCGAATAACGGGACTATCCAGCTGGCTAACGGCATATTTGACATAAACGGGAATCTAAGCGGAGGGATAATAGACGGGGGAACGGGGACAATAAGATTTTCAGGCGCAACCTTTAACCCAACGACACTGGCGCCAAATTTAGGGACAATTGTATTTGACAATAAAGCTTTAGACCAGACGATACCGGCATTAAACTATCATCATTTAGAGATAGATAAATACTCAGGAAGCGCAAGTTACACGGCCAATGCCGCATCAAGCGGGATAAACATAGACGGCAATTTCAAGGTGACATCGGGAATCTTTAAGGCAGACCCGACAAACGCCGGATGGAGCCATACAATCGCAGGAAATTACGACATAAACACGGCTAACAGCGAATTCAATGCCGGATTAAGCACAATAACATTGGATGGTATTTCGCAATCCATAACACAGAATAATAATAGTTTCTACAAGCTGAATATAGGCAATGGGACAGCCACTCCGACAATCCAGATGACAGGGAATCTTAAGACCGGAGGTAACTTAACCGTAAAGGCGGGAAGCACCCTGGCATTAAACAGCAATAACGGACACACAGTCGGAGGGAGCATAACCATAGAAAATACGGGCAGGATAGATTTAACCACCGGGACAGCGGCGATAACCGGCGGCTTAACGAACAGCGGAACCGTGGATATGGACCAGGCATCCATCTTGAACTGCAACGCATTTACGAATACCGGAACAGGGGTATTGGACTTCGGCTCAGCCGCCAGCCAGATAACCGTCTCCGGCAATTGGGATGATTCGGGCACGGTTAATCCCGGAAATTCCACCATCAACCTTACTGCCGGCTCAGGGACAATCACCACATCAAACTCAACCGATTTCTATAGTTTGAATATCAACGGATCTTATACGGCGAATAATGCTCTGGATATAGTCGGTAATATAACTATAAACGGCTCATTTAATCCGGGTAGCTTTTCACACCGTATTGCCGGCAACTGGAATGATTCCTCCGGAACGTTTACAGGCGGAACTTCTAATATTATATTTGTCGGAACATCCCAGTCTATTAACACCGATGTCGGTTCTGGCAATAATAAATTCTATACCCTGACTATTGGCGATGGAACGGCAACCCCGTCTGTTTCCGTTACATCCGGTAAGGACTTGGAAATATCAAATAATCTGGTTATAAGGAGCGGTTGCCAGTTAACCCTTAATTCTAATGTCGTCCATACTGTCGGAGGCTCATGCACCATTACCGGAACCTTAAACACCTCCACAGGTAAAATCACGATTAGCGGCGCGGTCACCAACAGCGGCTCGCTTGACGCTTCTTCTTCTGTTGCCGCATCACAAGGGCTAAAGTCCGCCGGATTAACCAATACCGGCACAATAAACTTCGGTGTTTCCGGCAGCGGGATGATTGAATGCGATGGCAACTGGGTTGACACCGGCGCGTTTACATTAGGCAACTCTACCGTAAAAATAATCGGCTCCGCGCGCACTATAAAATCCAACCGTGCAACAGGTGATTTCTATAAATTAATTGTCAGCGGTTCCGCTTCTATTGATTCAGGCTCATCTAACGGATTGGATGTAGACAGCACGCTCCTCGTGAATAACAGCGCTTCGCTGGATTTGGGCACGGGTTTTACAAACGATGTCGCCGCCACTTGCGATGTCGGAGATACCTCAACAACCGGCACGCTCAATATCAATAACAGCAAGCTTATCGTTCATGGCAATCTTACCGTCAAGAACAATAGCACGCTCATTATAAAAGGTTCTAACACCGCCGCCAATGTGGGAGAATTGCGCATGGGCAATAACGCTACGGTCTATATTGAAGGGTCCTTCCAGACCAATCCAAGCGGCTCGTATACCTATAAACCGAAAGTCACCCGCGCTTCCTCCGGAGAACGATATGATTTCACCGTCCAGAATAGCGGCGGAATTGATATTAACGCTCTTATCTTCGAATATGCCAAAAAGTATGGATTAACCATCGCTTCCACGGCTGCCATTACCAATATTGATATCGATGATGCGGACTTCCAGAATGTTGAGGAAGACCCAACCGGCACCGGACAAGGCAACGGCGCCAGGCATCTCTATATCGGATTTGCTTCAGGCAGCTATACGGGCAACTTTGATACCTGCTCCTTTGACCAGAGTTTCGGGACTGCCACCGGTAATAATGTTGTCTGCGCCGCGACATCAGGTTCAACCTCTCTTAATTTCTCCAACTGGCAGGGTAATAACGGAGGCGGCGACCAATATGAATATGAAAGTTCCGGAACGAGCATTATCTGGATTGCCACCAACACATGGGTCGGAGGCGCCAGCGGGCATGAAACCGCCTGGAACTGGGGCGCTAACTGGAATACCGGGAGCAAGCCGGGCGCCGGTTCGAGTGTTATCATTCCCAGTCGCGCTTATGCCCCATCGCTTAATGAAAGCGTTATCATTGCCTCATTGGAAGTCCAGGATGGCGGCATCCTTAATATGAGCGCTGGTTATCAATTAATTGTTAACGGAACCGCCTCTATCGTTACCGGCACAACCGGCGGCAAAATCAACATCACCAATAGCGGCGCTGTTTTGACCTGTAAATCAGACCTGCTGGATAATAACGCCGCAGGTGGCATCAACCAAACCGCCGGTAAAGTCGTATTGCTCGGCACCAATTCTACATTTTATTCCGCCACGATAAAGACCCTGGAAATCGGAGACGGGAACCAAACGGTCAATATTAATATTCCTTCCGGCAAGACAGTCAAATTGGCGGCTAACGGGACACTAACGGTAAAATCCAACGCCGCTTATTATTTACAGGGCGGAACTCTTGTCCTTGGCAACGGGCTCACTATCAATGTTAACTCAAACGGGACTTTCAAGGCGGATAATAATACCGCCATCACGACGCCTGCGCCGGGAACCGACCGTTTTTACTTTATTGTTAACGGCGCCGTTAACCTTGATACCTGTGAAATCCGCTCAATGACTGCCAATGGATTAGACATCCAAAGCACGGCCGTTACGCCAACCCTGAAAAACATCAGCTTCTACAATCATCCGGGCACATCCAATAGCCGTTATATATCTATTGCTCTCGCTAATCTTAATATTGACAGCCCCGATTGCTGGTTTGAGACGATTACCACCGGTTATAATGTCTCTGCTACGGGAGCGAGTTCAGTCATCCGTTTCCAGGACAGGTTCCAGAAGAAGGAAGAGCAAAACGACCTGATTACCCAGGCAGGTTCCAATATTATTACTTCAATCTCGGCAACGTTCACCACCAAGAACGTAATGAACGGCGATATCCTAAGGATTGAACAAGGAATGGATATCGGCACTTATGTAATCAGCGCCGTTAACAGCCAGACCGAATTAACCTTAACGTCTAATTTAACCGCCTCGGATAACGGCATCAAATACTCAATCGGCACCATGTCAAGCGGGCGCGGCGCCGGTGAACCGTTTGATTATGATGATGACTCCAACGATGACGGCGTGGCGGACGGCACCGGGGCGGTCGTTTTATGGACTTACACTCCCGGAACCCAGGCGCAGGGTCAAATCGAGGGGTTCCCCACCATTGCTTTCGACCTTAATACCTATGCGTATTACTCTACTTATTTGCCGTCAAAAAATATACAAGGGCCAAATACCGTTGACCGTATTTATGTCATGGATAGCCAAGGTGCTTTTAAGGATTATTATTATAATATAGATAACTCCTACGGCGATATAGTCGGCCAGGTTTGGTGGTATACGGAAGGAACGGACCATACTGTTTACTTTGGGACAACCGGCGGCCATCTTTTCAGGTTAATTGACACCGGTAGCGAACTTCAGCTTTCCCCCGGCTGGCCTCTCGATGTTCCGGGCTGCACTGAAATCACCTCGCCGGTCATCACCGATGGAATTAATCTCTATTTCGGCGGCATGAACGGTGTCACTCCAAAAATCTATGCCGTGGTCATCACTTCCCGTGAAGTGCTTTTTGCCCGGACGGCCGCTTCGCCGGTCCGCTCTATCCCTTCTTGGGATATGTCAGGCGGCACTACCTATCTTTTTGTCGGCTCGGATTACCAGGAGCTTGCCGGCGGCAACGACTTGCAGATTACGGCCGGGGAACCTTATGTCACTTCAACCAGTGCTTTCTTCCTAACCGTTGGGCTTGAAGCCGGCGATATCCTAATCATCTCCAGCGGTTCTCAACAAGGGCGCTATCGCATTACGGCAGTAAACAGCCTCACCGAATTAACCGTAAATTATACTTTTACCTCCAACGAATCCGGCATAGTATATTCTGCCGGGCAAACGCCCCTATTATATCGTTTGGATATTTCCAACGAGGCTAATGACAAGCAGAATAATTCCCCGTTGGATAGCGTCCGGGCGCCGACCACCTATTGGCCGTTTACAAACGGGCTCTATGTGGGTGATTATTACGGGTTGATGCATGGAATAGACGTCTGGTCCGCCACCTTCACCAATACCGACAGTTTTCCATATACCCCGGCAGTAAAAAATTCTATTAAAGTAATGGCTTATGTAATGTTTATCTATCATGACCCGCCTAACGGACCTGAAACCAGGCTGCTCTATGCTGATACCGGTGGTTATTTCTATAGCCTTAAGATGAACGGCACTGCCTACGACCCTGATAAAGGCGGGTCGATTACGCCTTATCCATTATTGCTTGGCGGAGGAACAGCCATAGAATCATCGCCCATGCCCAATAACACCGGATTAATCTACATCGGCAATAATGACGGAAAGATATTTGTCATAGACGAATCTCAAAAAGCGGTCATCAAGACCTTTTCATTTGGTTCCGGGATAAAGATCGGGGATATCAATTACGATTCCGATAACCGGCGATTCCTGATACCGACTGACCAGGGCAAGATATATTATTTGGAGAATATGTTAGACCCAACTCCTTAAGAGAGGTTTAAATGTTTAAGAGTTTAAGAGTTAAAAAGTATTACGCGGTGCTTGTTACTTGTTACTTGTTACTTGTAACCTGTAACTTGTTTGCTGAGGACTGGCCTTCCCTCTCCCGCGATACCAGCCGCCAGCGCTCTACCCAGGAAAAATTATCCTCCGCCTTTAGTGCGGCGTGGCAATACGCCGGAAGCTCGGACCTGCCAGCCAGCCAGGCAGGGATAGTCTCTTCCCCGGCAATTGCCGATGGCGTAGTGGTTTTCGCCGCGCGCGATAACTTCGTCCGCGCGATTAAGGAATCCGATGGCTCGCTCCTCTGGTCTTTCCTGAGCGGCGATGAAATCATCGCCTCGCCTTCTATCAGCAATGGACGGGTTTACATCCCTTCCACTGACGGGAAAATCTATTGCCTGAACCTCTCAAACGGGGCGCTAATCTGGAATTACCGCACCGGCGGAACGGAATTCTCTTCGCCCGTTATCTCCGATAACACACTCTACATGGGCTCGGGATTCCCGAACGCCAAGGTTATTGCCATTGATGCCCTAACCAAACAGTTCTTATGGGAAACCCAACTGGAACAGATTGTTTATTCATCCCCGGCAATATCCGGCACGGTCCTGGTTGTCGGTTGCAATAGCGGCAAATATTACGCGCTTGACAAAACCACCGGAGAAATAATCTGGTCCTGCCAGGCAGGCGGACAGGTAATGCTTTCCTCTCCCTTAGTCGTGGATGACTCCGCTTACTTATTGCCCGGCGGAACCAACCTCTCTTTCTATCGTGTCGCGATTAACCAGGCTGATTGGGCGACGAATTACCAGATACTTCTTTCTGACCCGCTCTCTCCAGCTGGCAGCACCATACTTAACACCAAACTAAACTCATCTTCTCCGGTAAAAATCGGTAATCTCATCGGCTTTACCGCCCGCTTTGATTATTTTATAGACACCAACGCCGACAGCATTGTAGACCAATACACGCTTAATGAATATATCATTGCCATTGACCCCGCCGCGCATTCTATTAAATGGCAAAAGAATATCGGCGCACGCATTACCGCCGACCAGAACAAAATCCCGCCTTTGGGCTTGTGCCCGGCCCCGGCAACAATGTCATCCGCTTCAGGAGAGCTTATCGTAACGGCTTCTTCGCTCGCGGAGGAACTAAGGATTATCAATCCCGCCGACGGCGAAACAATATCCATCTATCCGCTGGATGACGCCTGCCAGTCTTCGCCGGCAATCGCCAACGGTAAAATATTCATCGCCACTAAAAAAGGCTCGGTCTATGCCTTCCGGAATGACGGCAACCGCGCGCCTTCTCCGCCGACCGCCGGATTTACTCCGGCTGATAACGCAACCATCACCTCGACCACCCCGGCCATCAGCTGGAACGCGGCGGTTGACCCGGATGCAGGAGACCCGTCAAACACGCTCAGCTATCTGGTGCGCGTAGATGACGACGGCGAAATCCTGCTCGATTACGATTATATCACTGCCACTCTTGCCGGCGTAACATCCATCACACTGCCTTCGGCAATCACGGATAATACCAATCTTACCTATGCCGTCAGGGCCATAGACGCCAGTCTGGCATATTCGGAATGGTCCGAAGCGCAGAGCTTCTGGATAAACCGCGCGCAAGACGCGCCTCTTTCCCCGACTAATTTCCGTGCCGAGGCCGGAAATGGTTATGTTGACCTTTTCTGGCAGTCCAGCGCTTCTCAGGATGTCCAGAGGTACCTGCTTGCTTACAAGGAAGAAGGTGGCTCTTACAACGCGCCAATCAACGCCGGTAACACAACCAATTACCGCGTCAACGGGCTAACCAACGGAACGATGTATACATTCCAGATTATCGCTGAAGATTATGACGCGCTCCAGAGCGCCCCGCTTGAAATCTCTGCCCGGCCGCTTTATCCCATTATGGTCAATACCACGCCTTATAATAACCTCATTTATGCGCTGGCGCAGGCGCAAAGCGGCGATACTGTCCGCTTGGGCGTGGGCACATTCGTAATCAATTCCACCTTATCGCTTAAACAAGGCGTCAACCTTGCCGGTTATTCGCCTCACCACACTATTCTTAACGGAACCGGCTTGGACCGCTTGGTTCTCCTAACCGCGGGCGCCGGCATCACCTCGACCATCAGCAACTTGACCCTTTACGGAGCGCATGTCGGCATAGATACATCCGGCGATAACGCCCTCATCAGAAACACCGTCATCCGTAATTGCAATATCGGGATATTTGCCGGCTCCGGCTCGGACACCTCTATCATCAATAATACAATCATTAATAATTCCATCGCCGGAATTTACGCCAACAGTTCCCAATGCGCAATCCGCAATAATATCATTATGTATAACGGCGACGGCGTTTACGCCGCCACCGGAATTATTCCTGCGATAACCTATAACGATGCCTATCAAAACACGGTAAACTATAATAACGCCTCACCGGGCATCGGGAATATCTCCCTGCATGTGGTTTTCCTGGATGAGCCGAACAAGGATTATCGGGTCGTCCTCGACCAGCCGACCATAGATATGGGCGCGCCATCTGATGATTATTTGAATGAACCGCATCCGCGCGGCACGCGGGTCAATATGGGCGCTTACGGCAATACCATTTATGCCGCCACCAGCGGTCCTTTTTCTATTGCGGACGGGACGCTCTCTAATTCAGAGACCGGAGCTTATTACAGCGCGTTACTCAGCACGCTGGGCGGTTCAGGGCCAGTGACCTGGACTATTTTCATCGGCTCCATCCCGCCGGGACTGAACTTAAATACCTCAACCGGCGACATCACCGGCACAATCCAGCTCGGGTCCGCAGGATTATATAATTTCACGGCGCGGGCAGTTGATTTCCTTGATAATAACGATACCGCAGATTTCTCTATCCAGGTCAGCCAGATAAGCGGCAACACCCTGCATTTTGTGACTAATGCGCTTTCAAGCGGCTATGTCAGAGCCACATATAAGACAACTGTTTCCGTAGCCGGCGGATTCCCGCCTTATGCCTGGTCAATAACTAACGGAGGACTGCCGCCGAACTTCACTTTGAACAGCGCCACCGGCGAAATCATCGGCACGCCGCCCTACGGGACGGATAACACCTACGGCTTTACGGTTCAGGTTAAGGACGCCGATAATTTCACTGTCTCCGGCATATTTAATATAACCATTAATGCGGGACAGGCAAGCGGGAGCAGTGCTGAAGGCGGCGCCGGGAAAACCTGGTGCTTTATCGCCACGGCGGCTTACGGCTCGCCCCTTGCGCCCGGAGTGATGGCGTTAAGGCATTTCAGGGAGAAATATCTCCTG
Encoded here:
- a CDS encoding PQQ-binding-like beta-propeller repeat protein encodes the protein MFKSLRVKKYYAVLVTCYLLLVTCNLFAEDWPSLSRDTSRQRSTQEKLSSAFSAAWQYAGSSDLPASQAGIVSSPAIADGVVVFAARDNFVRAIKESDGSLLWSFLSGDEIIASPSISNGRVYIPSTDGKIYCLNLSNGALIWNYRTGGTEFSSPVISDNTLYMGSGFPNAKVIAIDALTKQFLWETQLEQIVYSSPAISGTVLVVGCNSGKYYALDKTTGEIIWSCQAGGQVMLSSPLVVDDSAYLLPGGTNLSFYRVAINQADWATNYQILLSDPLSPAGSTILNTKLNSSSPVKIGNLIGFTARFDYFIDTNADSIVDQYTLNEYIIAIDPAAHSIKWQKNIGARITADQNKIPPLGLCPAPATMSSASGELIVTASSLAEELRIINPADGETISIYPLDDACQSSPAIANGKIFIATKKGSVYAFRNDGNRAPSPPTAGFTPADNATITSTTPAISWNAAVDPDAGDPSNTLSYLVRVDDDGEILLDYDYITATLAGVTSITLPSAITDNTNLTYAVRAIDASLAYSEWSEAQSFWINRAQDAPLSPTNFRAEAGNGYVDLFWQSSASQDVQRYLLAYKEEGGSYNAPINAGNTTNYRVNGLTNGTMYTFQIIAEDYDALQSAPLEISARPLYPIMVNTTPYNNLIYALAQAQSGDTVRLGVGTFVINSTLSLKQGVNLAGYSPHHTILNGTGLDRLVLLTAGAGITSTISNLTLYGAHVGIDTSGDNALIRNTVIRNCNIGIFAGSGSDTSIINNTIINNSIAGIYANSSQCAIRNNIIMYNGDGVYAATGIIPAITYNDAYQNTVNYNNASPGIGNISLHVVFLDEPNKDYRVVLDQPTIDMGAPSDDYLNEPHPRGTRVNMGAYGNTIYAATSGPFSIADGTLSNSETGAYYSALLSTLGGSGPVTWTIFIGSIPPGLNLNTSTGDITGTIQLGSAGLYNFTARAVDFLDNNDTADFSIQVSQISGNTLHFVTNALSSGYVRATYKTTVSVAGGFPPYAWSITNGGLPPNFTLNSATGEIIGTPPYGTDNTYGFTVQVKDADNFTVSGIFNITINAGQASGSSAEGGAGKTWCFIATAAYGSPLAPGVMALRHFREKYLLTNSPGKWLVAQYYKNSPPLAQYIGQHNWAKRIAQVMLIPVVAYGWFMVSTGWMVKLITCIGIMILGIFLIRRLRRIRSAKRTASNAVK